From the genome of Candidatus Margulisiibacteriota bacterium:
TCATTTACTTTACAAAACAATTAATTTAAACTTACATTGATTAAAACTGCAACACTGCCAAAATCCATCATATATTCGATTTTTTGAAGTTTTTCTTCTCCTTCTGGTGTGAGCTGATTTACTTTCTCGATCAAAGTTCGCAGTTCTTTCTCATCCATGATTAAAACTTCCCCCTTTCGAACTTATTATTATTATTCCCTGAAAAACACATTTTAAACATCCATTTTTTCCCATTGGTTCCCTGTTTTCAAACATTTATGTATTTAGTTATGCCCTGAATTTCTTGCTTTAAACCTTTTTATATACCTAAAAAAATTGATGGATTGGGATTTATGCCTAATCCAGCCCTTGCAGCTTCATTTAGAGGCTATCGGAGACAGAGACCGGACAGCCCCCTCAGCAAGTGGGAAAAGAATATTGGATATATCTAACAAATAGAATTAAGATCGGGACGACATCGTTCTGCAGGATAATTATTTAAAACAAATGATTGCTTATAACATTTTTCGAAGAAGTCAGTATACTTGCTTTTAAGCCCGGATTTTGTTTTTCCAGTTTGGCCAGCAGTTTTTTGGTAGCTTTTCTTTGCATTTCCCCTTTTACATTCTCCCGACAGTTGCAGGTAACTATAGGAAAATGCTGTTCCCTGCTAAATCTTAAGATGTCTTCCTCCCGGCAATAAAGCATAGGACGGATAAGCTCGTTAATTCCATTACCTGCTTTGATGTAGGCAGGCATGCCCTTAACCCGGCCATGATAGAGAATATTCATCATGAATGTTTCCAAAAAATCGTCCAGATGATGACCCAGGGCAACTTTATTGTATCCTATATCCTGAGCGGCTTTATAAAGATAAGCCCGGCGCAGTCTGGCGCAAAATGAGCATTTGCTGGTATTTACGGTTAACTTGGAACGGATCAGTTGTTCAATATTATTTTCAATAATGTAATAATCTATCCCCATCTTTTTCATGCCCTGAACAAGAATTTCTTTTTGTTTGGGAGTATAATAAACATCCAGAGTAGCAACAGCCAGATCAAAAACTACCGGTGCTTTCTCCTGAAAAAGCTTCAAAAAATAAACCAGGGTCCAGCTGTCCTTGCCACCTGATAACCCCACCATTATTTTATCGCCTTCCTTAATCAGGTTTTTTTCAATAATCAATTCACCTATATGATGGTTCAGACGTTTTTCAACTTTAGACATTTTAAGCATTTAAACGGATTATATGCTTTCTGAATTTTTAATGCAAATCATCGCGCATCAAAACTTTCAAGTCTGATCATGAGCTTTAACTGTCTGATAAAAAGAGCTAGCGGATAATCAACAGCAAGACTGTTGAGAAGCTCTGCTTTTTGATCACTGGAAAGATTGTTGAATTTATTTTTACCGGCACTGACAAAATCCGCGATTATCTTCTTTGTTTCCGGCTGCAAAACAACGTTCCTGGATAAAAAATTGAACTCCTGTACCTTGATAATTTCCATCAGGTCCTGAGCCGCCAAAAATAACGGATGATATTCCCTGCTTTTTTTATTTTTATTTATCGGAATAAAAATCGTGGCAAAAAACAGAGCAAAAAAATATAAAGGATCGCCCTCGAAACGTTTTAAGTTAAACTCCTTTTCAAATTGCGTGAATAATTCCTTAAAAGCAGCTTTTCTGGCCCTTTGCAAAGGCACACAGCTTTTTATTTTTTCCTGCACAAGTTTATTGTGCCTGGCAACAAACTCAGCCAGGATTTCATTATCATTACTTTTATTAACCAGATATACAACATATTCATTATTTTTTTGCTCCAGCTTGTCCAGCAAATCATAAAAGGCGCCGTCATCAACCTCTTCCAGTTTTTTTAACATTTCACTGCAATAACTATTGATCTGCGCCGCGCAAAAAATAAAAAGCCTGTACTCAGGTTCTTTAGCCCAGTGAGACATACCTATTTTGGCTGTAACAGATATAATGTCTTTTAACAACTCTTCGTAAGCGGTTATCCTGCCCGCTCGGTTTAATTTCTGAAAAAATTCAACAATATCCCAGGCCCAGTCGGACATCTGGCTCGCATTGCGTTTGGAAATATCATTTAACTGTTTTACGCGTTTTTCATCCAGCGTCATTTGTATACGTTTAGCCTCAACAAGCCGCAAATCTATAAAATTCTCAGCATTAACAAGTATCTTTTTGGCACGATCTGAAAAGCCCAATTTCAGAAGTTCATGGACCATAAAAAATTCTACCGAAAGAATCTGCTTTAGGGTCAACGGTGACCTGGCAGTAATTGCCTGCATTTTTTTTAATGTTTTCCCGTAAGCTGTATTCTTATAAGAACCTTGCACAATATGATGCTTCAAAAATTTTATTCTGTGCTTGAGAAAAGCCATATTAAAAAGTTCTTCCTTAAGTTCACTTTTTATAGCGTCGTTTGTTGATCGCTGTAATTTGCGGAACAGATCGAAACTGCTGTGCCTGCGCTCGCCGAAATAAAAAATGCTTCCTTTTTTAATATAAAATTTCTGAAATAACCTGTAATATGTTTTCTCTCCGGGCTCAGGTTCTTTGATCCTGCTTATTTGTGTTTGATTCCCGTTTTTATCTTCCATTATTGCTTTTTGTTCTTTCACTATATAGTTCAATACCGCGGAAAGTTTATCAATACTATCTGTAATCCGCGAATTGATGTTTGTCTGCCGGCCAATAATCAGGAATGTTTGTTTCAGATTTTCCAGAACGCGGTTTATTTCTTTTTTGTCTCCACTGATATATCCGGCTGATTCGCGCAGTCGACTTATATTCGCACCGGCTTTAAGTAATAATTCATTTATAGCCTTATTAACTACAGCTGCCTTCATTAATAATTTTTGTTCTCTGTAGGATTTGCTCCTGCTTGTGTCGATTTTATTTCTAATATCCTGCAATTTATGGAACGAAATATAAAGTTTTGCCGTATCCTGAAATACAGAAAGATACATATCGTTAAGCAGGGCCGCTTCTTTCACAATTGGCGAAGATTTTTTAGCAGAAATTACTTTTTTATTCATATTATTTTCTCGAAATTAAAATTCTGAGAATTTATCGTATACAAAAAATTTAAATTTCAAAATCCGGTTAATCTGATCAAATCTGCAACTTTTTACGTTTTTTTCGATATATTAATATAAACTTTTTGGGGGATATTGCACAAAAAAATAAAATCATTGCTGATAACAATTTTCCTGAAATTGACAATTTCCTTATAGAATTAACTGATCTAATTGCGGAATAATAACAATCCTTTTATTGATTTCGACGTTGATAATTTCGCAGATGAAATGCTGAATATGAAAGACAAAACAGGGAAAACGGCACTGGATCATGCGCGTAATTAATGATGAGATCAAAGAATTACTGCTTGCTTATATGCGAAAAAAAACAAAAAAGTCTCAGTACAATAATCGATTTTCTTCCATGAAAATTTTCTGAAACTATTGTCAGCTGTATTCGA
Proteins encoded in this window:
- a CDS encoding ATP-binding protein, which translates into the protein MLKMSKVEKRLNHHIGELIIEKNLIKEGDKIMVGLSGGKDSWTLVYFLKLFQEKAPVVFDLAVATLDVYYTPKQKEILVQGMKKMGIDYYIIENNIEQLIRSKLTVNTSKCSFCARLRRAYLYKAAQDIGYNKVALGHHLDDFLETFMMNILYHGRVKGMPAYIKAGNGINELIRPMLYCREEDILRFSREQHFPIVTCNCRENVKGEMQRKATKKLLAKLEKQNPGLKASILTSSKNVISNHLF